Below is a genomic region from Rhizobium sp. 9140.
AGATCGTCCTTCTCGGCTTGCACGGAGAGGATCTGGATATTGGCGCGTCGCATCCGCGTCGTCATGTAGACAAGAAAGGCAAGCGACGTCGAAAGGACGATGGCGAGCACGACGAGATCCCCACGTCCACCCATGATAGCGGTACCGGTGAGAAGGGCGACGCAGGGCGCAAACGTGACGATCAGCGCATAGCGGAGCAGGATGGTGGCAATGGCCGTGGCGGCGAGGGCCACGAGAAGGGCCACGCCCTTGTACAGCCCGAAATCGCGCGGCACGCAGGATTGGCAATCCTGCAGCAGGAACAGCGCCCACACGACACCCATTAGCCCCTGTACGGCAAGGAACCGCCGACGCCAGTAGACGACGGCCTCCGGGGTCAGATCCTTTCGTCTGGCCCGCTGTGCTGAAAGGAGGCCGAGGGCATGGATGACGAGGGCCACGATGAGCCAACCGACGATCTGCACGTTTTCCGTCAGGTAGAGACCACCGGCAGCGATCATCATCAGGAGAATGGGCATCGCTGCTGCGCCCTGCAGGACGGAGGCGACGTAGAGAGCCAGCATTTCCTTGTCGAAGCCAGCGCCATTCGAAGGGCCGGATTGCAGGCGTTCGCGATTCGCGCGCACGGTTTTCGACACAGCCTTGTTGCGATGGCTGCGCGATTTGTCGACAATGATCTTGTCGGTCGATGTGCTGACGCCCTGATTCATCTTGTCCGGAAAGTCTGACGGATACCCAACGGATTCTAGGTAAGAATTGTTAAGAACTTGCTTCCTGAACGCGTTCGGTCCGCCCTCAGACAGTCGAATTCTAAGGTGTTTTTCATGGTAAGCCGGCGACGGTCGCTTGTCCGGGACGGTCTGTTGACGATCCTTTTCCTAGGGCTCGTCTGGCTTGCCGCCAGTCGCCTTGCCGGTGGTGGTGGTGAGACAGTTATCGGCCAGCCGCGCGTGGTGGATGGCGACACGCTCGCCATCGGGCGAGATCGCATTCGCCTTATCGGCATCGATGCGCCCGAGAGCGAACAGACCTGCGAGCGCGATGGCAGGGACTGGAATTGCGGGCAGGAGGCCCGACGGCATCTGGCGCGGCTGATCGGCAAGACCGCCGTCGCGTGCGAAGGCCGCGCGGATGACCGCTACGGCCGGCGACTTGCGATCTGTGCGGCTGGAGGCGAGGACCTCAACGCCCGGATGGTCGAGGACGGTTTTGCCGTCGCCTTCGGCGATTACGAGGTGGAGGAGGCGGATGCGCGCGCCCGCCGGGCAGGTCTCTGGGCCGGCACCTTCGATCGCCCGAGAGACTGGCGCGCCCGCCATGGCGGAATCGCTGAGGTGCCCCATATCGATATGGATTGGATCAAGGCGCTGCTGCGCCGTATCGAGACCGCATGGACATCCCGCTGAAACCGACCAGAGACGACGTCGAGCAACTC
It encodes:
- a CDS encoding thermonuclease family protein, with amino-acid sequence MTILFLGLVWLAASRLAGGGGETVIGQPRVVDGDTLAIGRDRIRLIGIDAPESEQTCERDGRDWNCGQEARRHLARLIGKTAVACEGRADDRYGRRLAICAAGGEDLNARMVEDGFAVAFGDYEVEEADARARRAGLWAGTFDRPRDWRARHGGIAEVPHIDMDWIKALLRRIETAWTSR